One Triticum dicoccoides isolate Atlit2015 ecotype Zavitan chromosome 5B, WEW_v2.0, whole genome shotgun sequence genomic window carries:
- the LOC119308733 gene encoding 30S ribosomal protein 2, chloroplastic-like, translating into MATTISSLAAPHSLHRRCCRSPASASTPARVSFRAAPPAGAAARARRRAAVKVLASSAVMEAPEELATRKLYVGNIPRTVTNDELSAMFAAHGTVVRAEVMYDKYSGRSRRFGFVTMSTAEEVAAAIESLNDTEVGGRKIKVNVTESFLPNIDTSAPESEPSFVDSQYKVYVGNLAKKVTTEVLKNFFSEKGEVLSATVSRIPGTPKSKGYGFVTFSSEEEVEAAVSTFNNAELEGQTIRVNRA; encoded by the exons ATGGCGACCACCATCTCCTCTCTAGCGGCCCCTCACTCCCTCCACCGCCGCTGCTGCCGGAGCCCCGCATCCGCCTCGACCCCCGCCCGCGTGTCATTCCGCGCCGCGCCCccggccggcgcggcggcgcgggcgaggcgCCGGGCGGCGGTGAAGGTGCTCGCCTCCTCCGCGGTGATGGAGGCGCCCGAGGAGCTGGCCACGCGGAAGCTCTACGTGGGGAACATCCCCAGGACCGTCACCAACGACGAGCTGTCGGCGATGTTCGCCGCACACGGCACCGTCGTGCGGGCCGAG GTTATGTATGACAAGTATAGTGGTCGGAGCCGGCGATTCGGGtttgtcacgatgagcacggcggaGGAGGTCGCTGCCGCCATTGAGAGCCTGAATGACACC GAGGTTGGAGGTAGAAAAATTAAAGTGAATGTGACAGAGAGCTTCTTACCAAACATTGATACATCTGCACCGGAATCGGAACCTTCGTTTGTGGACAGCCAGTACAAGGTTTATGTTGGCAATCTTGCAAAGAAAGTGACAACGGAAGTGCTCAAGAACTTCTTCTCTGAAAAAGGGGAGGTCCTCAGTGCCACGGTATCCCGAATTCCGGGAACTCCAAAGTCCAAGGGATATGGGTTTGTCACGTTTTCTTCAGAGGAAGAAGTGGAAGCTGCGGTTTCTACTTTCAACAATGCA GAATTGGAAGGACAAACCATCCGTGTGAATAGAGCATAG
- the LOC119308734 gene encoding DNA topoisomerase 6 subunit B-like, with protein MDDSSDGGDTAGGTKKKPSAAAAKGKATGKGKATSKAVPKAKESSLLKQKSPAEFFAENKNIAGFDNPGKSLYTTMRELVENALDSAESISELPDIEITIEEITKSKFNTMIGLVDRERVDEALYDDFESSKAREKRLAKEARFQETQAKNSALGKKVKDTPAARGKGRGEASFFRVTCKDNGRGMPHEDIPNMFGRVLSGTKYGLRQTRGKFGLGAKMALIWSKMSTGLPIDIKSSMKGQDYITFCRLDIDIHKNVPHIHLHEKRENNDHWHGAEIQVIIEGNWTTHRSRILHYMRQMAVITPYAQFLFRFLSDAAEKKLTIKFARRTDVMPPVPLLTKHHPSAVDLLLIKRLITDTTKPNLLQFLQHEFVNISKAHADRLIGEMGPDFSAKTTVNSLTSQQLVRIHQLFRQAKFDDPSGNCLSPAGEYNLRLGIIKELHPDLVATHASSPQVFEGHPFIVEAGVSIGGKDVKQGLNIFRFANRIPLLFEQGADVITRTALKRINWSIYKINQQQDKIGVFVSIVSTKIPFKGTGKEYIGDDITEIADAVKSALKQCCVQLKSKIVKKLQAREQQDRKRNLNKYIPDVARTIMETLGELADESPPKRPRFDKEDEELLEKINSEEVTEMTLRDCLTQHVEQVDYEMALEYAMQSGVSEEPREAIYLNSLDGSYKFVDFQSPAFVFRFIP; from the exons ATGGACGACTCCAGCGACGGCGGAGACACCGCCGGCGGCACTAAGAAGAAGCCTTCTGCGGCGGCCGCCAAGGGGAAGGCGACGGGAAAAGGGAAGGCCACCTCCAAGGCGGTGCCCAAGGCCAAGGAGAGCAGCCTCCTCAAGCAGA AATCGCCCGCAGAGTTCTTCGCGGAAAACAAGAACATCGCTGGTTTTGACAAT CCTGGAAAATCTTTGTACACCACAATGCGGGAGCTAGTTGAGAATGCTCTTGATTCAGCTGAGTCCATCTCCGAGCTCCCCGATATAGAAATTACTAT AGAAGAGATCACTAAGAGCAAATTCAACACAATGATAGGACTAGTTGACAGAGAGCGTGTTGATGAAGCACTCTATGATGATTTTGAATCATCTAAGGCTCGTGAG AAACGCCTAGCTAAAGAAGCACGTTTCCAAGAAACTCAAGCCAAAAATTCTGCTCTAGGGAAGAAAGTTAAGGACACTCCAGCTGCTCGTGGAAAAGGTCGGGGCGAGGCTTCATTTTTTAGAGTGACTTGCAAG GATAATGGCCGAGGTATGCCGCATGAAGATATCCCAAACATGTTTGGGAGAG TGCTATCGGGAACAAAATATGGTTTGAGGCAGACGCGTGGAAAATTTGGGCTTGGTGCTAAAATG GCACTTATTTGGTCAAAGATGAGTACGGGCCTTCCTATTGATATTAAGTCATCGATGAAAGGCCAAGATTATATCACGTTCTGTCGACTTGACATAGATATTCATAA AAATGTCCCTCACATTCATTTACATGAGAAACGTGAGAACAATGATCACTGGCATGGGGCAGAGATTCAAGTTATTATTGAGGGAAATTGGACAACTCATCGT TCAAGGATACTACATTACATGCGACAGATGGCTGTCATTACTCCATATGCTCAATTCCTATTTAGATTTCTCTCAGATGCAGCAGA AAAAAAATTGACGATAAAATTTGCGCGAAGGACAGATGTTATGCCTCCTGTCCCACTTCTGACAAAGCATCATCCATCTGCTGTCGATTTGCTGCTGATAAAGCGCTTAATTACAGACACTACAAAGCCAAATCTTTTGCAGTTTCTGCAACATGAATTTGTGAATATAAGCAAAGCACATGCTGACCGTTTAATTG GGGAAATGGGGCCTGATTTTAGTGCAAAAACAACAGTCAACAGCCTTACATCACAACAGTTAGTACGAATACATCAGTTGTTTCGGCAGGCTAAGTTTGATGATCCCAGTGGCAAT TGTCTTAGCCCTGCAGGTGAATACAATTTACGTCTAGGTATCATAAAAGAGCTGCACCCTGATCTGGTTGCAACACACGCAAGCAG CCCTCAGGTTTTTGAAGGGCATCCGTTTATTGTTGAAGCCGGAGTAAGCATTGGTGGAAAAGATGTTAAACAA GGTCTAAATATTTTTAGGTTTGCAAACCGCATACCACTTCTTTTTGAACAAGGTGCTGATGTCATCACAAGAACTGCCCTAAAAAGGATAAA TTGGAGCATCTACAAAATTAATCAGCAGCAGGACAAGATTGGTGTCTTCGTGAGCATTGTCAGTACAAAGATACCTTTTAAAGGAACTGGAAAAGAGTATATTGGGGATGATATAACCGAGATAGCAGATGCTGTCAAG TCAGCTCTTAAGCAGTGCTGTGTCCAACTGAAGTCAAAGATAGTGAAGAAACTTCAGGCTCGTGAACAGCAGGACAGGAAAAGGAACCTGAACAA ATACATTCCTGATGTGGCAAGAACAAttatggagactctgggagaacttgCAGACGAGTCTCCCCCCAAGAGGCCACGGTTTGACAAGGAAGACGAGGAACTCCTCGAGAAAATAAATTCGGAGGAAGTGACAGAAATGACTTTGAGAGATTGCTTAACGCAGCATGTTGAACAG GTTGACTATGAAATGGCACTGGAGTATGCCATGCAGAGTGGCGTGAGCGAAGAGCCCCGTGAAGCAATCTATCTGAACTCGCTCGACGGATCTTACAAGTTCGTCGACTTCCAGAGCCCTGCTTTCGTGTTTAGGTTCATCCCGTGA